The stretch of DNA GCCCAAATCAGGGGAAAACAAATCACTCTGATTAGATTTTGACAGAATTTTATAACCCGCTTTTTCTAATAAATCAGGAATGTTTTGTGATTGTACTTTTTTAAAAGATATACTCCGTTGTTGCAGAAGTTTTGCGATCACTGGATACAATTCTTGAGAAAGCCGATGTCTGACTGTATCAGCTTGAGCTTGATTTAGATTTTGGCAAAAATGACTGGCGATTTCTTTCGGACTTTTACCCGCTAAAAGCAGTAATAAATAATCTCGGAGAGTAGGACTTAATTCCTTAATTTTGTTAATTCTGTTCTGTCTTTCTGCTCGGATAGAGTCATAAGCATGAAGCAGATCCGCTAATAGTCGATCAACTTGCCAAGTCTGATAAACCTCATGCAATTCTGGTGGTGGGTTGTTAGGTTGTTGAATCATAAAAAAAGAAAGGTTCACATCTATTCCTTAGTTTAGCTGAGATTCCCAGAAAGTTATCAACAGTGTGGAGTAGATTTGAAGAAAAATCTATGATTTGCTGGTAATAGTTAGTCTTTAACCCTTGCACACAATCCCCTGTAAAAAATATCCATACTGTGGAGATCTTTTGTAGAGGGGAGAAGTTTACACTATTTTCTACCCAACCAGACGTTATGATGCTATTACCAGAACTTCCAGAAGAATTGATCAAACGTTATCTTCAAGGAGATAGAGATGCTTGTCGAGAACTTTTGAAACGCCCTCAGTATTATCAACTTTGTCAAAAAATTGCCAAGAAAATATTTTTAGGAAAGTCCCAGGACTGGGAGGATGCGGCTCAATCGGCATTTGAAAAAGTTTTAAAAGAAGCTTTATCTGGTAAATTCAAGAAAGGAAATTCAGAACAATTCTATCATTGGTGTGCTAAAGTTGCGTTAAACTATATTCTGGATTTACTTCGTAAAATTAAAAAGGAAACTGAATTTATTCGGGATCAAATTCAACAAAAAACGTTTAATGAATATATCGATATTCGAGAAAATTTAGAACTATCGGATACAAACTCTCAAATTCAAAAAGCAATTATTTATATAGATCAACAATATCCCAAAAAAAAGTATCTTTACATTTGGAAAGGATTAGTAGATAATAAAAAACAAACAGAAATTGCTAAAGATTTAGGTTTTAAACAATCTGAAGTTTCCAAGCGACATCAGGAATTAGCAGTTTTCGTTGGGAAAGAATTAGGCTGTTTAAATGTTAAACAAGCAGAGGAGATGTTAAAACAAATTCGTCAGGGTAGAAGACCGAAACGCTCTCAAGAAGATTGGGACAACTAAAATAGTCTATCCCACTTCATTCTGTAAAAATTATTTCCCTAATTACAATAAACATTATAACTGTAGGGGCGGGTTTACTGTAGGGGCGGGTTCTGAATAAATCCTGAATTCTCAGCAACAACCTTGCTAAACCCGCCCCAGAAAGACAGACAGGGCGGGTTTACTTAAGTTATTAGTGGGAATTGAAGATTTTTTCAGAACCCGCCCCTACCCTTAACTTTTGGCAATTTCTGAAGTCTCTGCTGCTATCAAAAACACATATTTTGTCTGGATTTATTGAAACCAGATTTAAAAATAATA from Planktothrix serta PCC 8927 encodes:
- a CDS encoding sigma-70 family RNA polymerase sigma factor, whose product is MMLLPELPEELIKRYLQGDRDACRELLKRPQYYQLCQKIAKKIFLGKSQDWEDAAQSAFEKVLKEALSGKFKKGNSEQFYHWCAKVALNYILDLLRKIKKETEFIRDQIQQKTFNEYIDIRENLELSDTNSQIQKAIIYIDQQYPKKKYLYIWKGLVDNKKQTEIAKDLGFKQSEVSKRHQELAVFVGKELGCLNVKQAEEMLKQIRQGRRPKRSQEDWDN